The following proteins are encoded in a genomic region of Heptranchias perlo isolate sHepPer1 chromosome 6, sHepPer1.hap1, whole genome shotgun sequence:
- the LOC137323137 gene encoding gamma-glutamylaminecyclotransferase-like isoform X2 has protein sequence MTNVFVYGTLKQGQPNHRYMTDGSKGKGKYCGKGCTDEKFPLVIASEHNIPFLLNVPGSGHKIAGEIYLVDDQLLQFLDEFESCPKIYQRSPARIRVVEWEDKDNTLGVKPSGDGMLTCFLYSTTTYEREWLKLPYYNNYDAFGVQGQPKYIPRESR, from the coding sequence ATGACCAATGTGTTTGTATATGGAACCCTCAAGCAAGGTCAACCCAACCATCGTTACATGACCGATGGATCCAAGGGGAAGGGAAAGTATTGTGGCAAGGGATGTACAGATGAGAAATTCCCTCTGGTGATTGCGAGTGAACACAACATTCCCTTTTTGCTCAACGTGCCAGGCTCTGGTCACAAAATCGCTGGAGAGATTTATTTAGTTGATGACCAACTGCTGCAGTTCCTTGATGAGTTTGAAAGTTGTCCAAAAATTTACCAGCGCAGTCCTGCGAGGATCCGGGTGGTGGAGTGGGAAGATAAGGACAATACACTTGGAGTGAAGCCAAGTGGTGACGGAATGCTAACGTGCTTTTTGTACAGCACAACTACCTATGAACGCGAATGGTTAAAACTTCCTTACTATAATAATTATGATGCCTTTGGGGTGCAGGGGCAACCAAAGTACATCCCACGTGAGAGTAGGTAA
- the LOC137323137 gene encoding gamma-glutamylaminecyclotransferase-like isoform X1: MSALRSALAIVIRTQNYSWQKKIDSTLKTLGKMTNVFVYGTLKQGQPNHRYMTDGSKGKGKYCGKGCTDEKFPLVIASEHNIPFLLNVPGSGHKIAGEIYLVDDQLLQFLDEFESCPKIYQRSPARIRVVEWEDKDNTLGVKPSGDGMLTCFLYSTTTYEREWLKLPYYNNYDAFGVQGQPKYIPRESR, encoded by the exons ATGTCGGCTTTACGGAGTGCACTGGCGATTGTTATACGCACCCAGAACTACAGTTGGCAAAAGAAAATAGACTCTACACTCAAGACACTTG GCAAAATGACCAATGTGTTTGTATATGGAACCCTCAAGCAAGGTCAACCCAACCATCGTTACATGACCGATGGATCCAAGGGGAAGGGAAAGTATTGTGGCAAGGGATGTACAGATGAGAAATTCCCTCTGGTGATTGCGAGTGAACACAACATTCCCTTTTTGCTCAACGTGCCAGGCTCTGGTCACAAAATCGCTGGAGAGATTTATTTAGTTGATGACCAACTGCTGCAGTTCCTTGATGAGTTTGAAAGTTGTCCAAAAATTTACCAGCGCAGTCCTGCGAGGATCCGGGTGGTGGAGTGGGAAGATAAGGACAATACACTTGGAGTGAAGCCAAGTGGTGACGGAATGCTAACGTGCTTTTTGTACAGCACAACTACCTATGAACGCGAATGGTTAAAACTTCCTTACTATAATAATTATGATGCCTTTGGGGTGCAGGGGCAACCAAAGTACATCCCACGTGAGAGTAGGTAA